In Trifolium pratense cultivar HEN17-A07 linkage group LG7, ARS_RC_1.1, whole genome shotgun sequence, a genomic segment contains:
- the LOC123896790 gene encoding probable E3 ubiquitin-protein ligase ARI8, whose translation MDSEDDMQDANDIESLDDDFYNSETEDVPVSKKRKTDDPADNYSDYDDDDDDDDESRRTEQSFTVLKESDIRQRQEDDISRLADFLSISHVAASLLLRHYNWSVNKVNDAWFADESKVRMTVGLLEKPVYQNPADANELTCGICFDAYPLSEIETASCGHPFCFSCWGGYIRTSISDGPGCLMLRCPDPACKAAVDQDMINLVASGEDKEKYDRYLLRSYVEDNKKTKWCPAPSCEHAVNFDGGLGNYDVSCLCSYSFCWNCTEDAHRPVDCDTVSKWILKNNAESANTNWILAYTKPCPECKKPIEKNQGCSHMTCKSPCNFQFCWLCLGAWREHGGSCNRYEADKQNETEKRKERAKKSIERYTHYYERWASNQSSRQKALADLQKTQSVEIEKLIRTQCQLKSELKFITEAWLQIVECRRVLKWTYAYGYYLPENEHTKKQLFEYLQGEAESGLERLHQCAEQEIQVFLSDNVNPSKEFNSDYVTTSQEFIDFRKKLTGLTIVTRNYFENLVRALENGLCDVNSNGITDDHWFCEQCTFANVRSAIACQMCKKQRPH comes from the coding sequence ATGGATTCCGAAGATGATATGCAAGATGCCAATGATATTGAGTCTCTGGATGACGATTTCTACAATAGTGAAACCGAAGATGTTCCTGtatcaaaaaaaagaaaaaccgaTGATCCCGCGGATAACTACAGCgactatgatgatgatgatgatgatgatgatgagtctCGTCGAACCGAGCAAAGTTTCACTGTATTGAAAGAATCAGATATACGGCAACGTCAGGAAGATGATATCAGTAGATTAGCAGATTTTCTTTCCATATCGCATGTTGCTGCAAGCCTTCTTCTTCGTCATTATAATTGGAGTGTCAATAAGGTTAATGATGCTTGGTTCGCCGACGAAAGTAAAGTTCGAATGACAGTTGGTTTGTTGGAGAAGCCAGTTTACCAGAATCCTGCTGATGCCAATGAGCTTACTTGCGGCATCTGTTTTGATGCTTACCCTCTTTCTGAGATTGAAACGGCTTCTTGTGGTCATCCGTTCTGTTTTTCATGCTGGGGAGGATATATCAGGACTTCAATTAGCGATGGTCCGGGATGCTTGATGCTGAGATGTCCTGATCCTGCTTGTAAAGCAGCTGTTGATCAAGATATGATTAATCTTGTAGCATCTGGTgaagataaagaaaaatatgatcGTTACCTTCTTAGATCATACGTTGAAGACAATAAGAAGACCAAGTGGTGTCCTGCTCCTAGTTGTGAACATGCTGTTAATTTCGACGGTGGACTTGGAAATTATGATGTATCTTGTCTCTGTTCGTATAGCTTTTGTTGGAATTGCACTGAGGATGCTCACCGTCCGGTGGACTGTGATACGGTGTCAAAGTGGATTCTAAAAAACAATGCAGAATCCGCAAACACCAACTGGATACTTGCTTACACAAAGCCATGTCCCGAGTGCAAAAAACCGATTGAAAAAAACCAAGGGTGCAGCCATATGACATGTAAATCACCTTGTAACTTTCAATTTTGCTGGCTATGCCTTGGTGCATGGAGAGAACATGGGGGTTCTTGCAATCGTTATGAAGCAGATAAACAAAATGAaactgaaaaaagaaaagaaagggcAAAGAAATCAATTGAGAGGTACACACATTATTATGAGCGATGGGCTAGCAACCAATCTTCAAGGCAAAAAGCTCTTGCTGATCTACAAAAGACGCAATCTGTTGAAATTGAGAAGCTTATACGCACACAGTGCCAACTTAAGTCGGAGCTTAAGTTCATAACTGAGGCCTGGTTACAGATAGTTGAGTGCAGGCGGGTATTGAAGTGGACATATGCATATGGATACTATTTACCCGAAAATGAACATACTAAAAAGCAATTATTTGAGTACTTACAAGGTGAGGCAGAATCAGGTTTGGAGAGACTTCATCAATGTGCTGAACAGGAAATCCAAGTATTCCTCAGTGACAATGTCAACCCATCTAAAGAATTCAACAGTGACTATGTCACCACATCTCAAGAATTCATTGATTTTCGTAAAAAACTAACTGGATTGACCATTGTCACTAGAAACTACTTTGAGAATTTGGTTAGGGCATTAGAGAATGGTTTATGTGATGTGAATAGCAATGGAATAACTGATGATCATTGGTTTTGTGAGCAATGTACCTTTGCGAATGTCAGATCTGCCATCGCATGCCAGATGTGCAAGAAACAGCGTCCCCATTAG
- the LOC123896789 gene encoding probable E3 ubiquitin-protein ligase ARI8 — translation MDSEDDRSIHDDNDIESLDDDFYMDNYSDYDEDAADVAEGDSNPVESRRTEQSFTVLKESDIRQRQEDDISRLADFLSISHVAASLLLRHYNWSVNKVNDAWFADEGEVRRTVGLLEKPVYENPGDADEITCGICFDAYPLSEIETASCGHPFCFSCWGGYIGTSISDGPGCLMLRCPDPACKAAVDQDMINLVASDEDKEKYDRYLLRSYIEDNKKTKWCPAPGCEHAVNFDAGIRKNYDVSCLCSYSFCWNCTEDAHRPVDCDTVSKWILKNSAESENTNWILAYTKPCPECKKPIEKNQGCSHMTCKSPCHYQFCWLCLGPWKEHNGACNRYEADKQNETEKIKERAKKSIERYTHYYERWASNQSSREKALADLQKMQSVDIDKIRASQDLPESQVKFITEAWLQIVECRRVLKWTYAYGYYLPENEHTKKQLFEYLQGEAESGLERLHQCAEQEIQVFLRDINVAPSADDVRPSKEFIDFRSKLAGLTIVTRDYFENLVRALENGLSDVEALENGFSDVEELALENGSSNVDAFQNGLSDVDDNGIITDDHWFCEQCTFANVVSATACRMCNQQRPWSQES, via the coding sequence ATGGATTCTGAAGATGATAGGAGTATTCACGATGACAACGATATTGAGTCTCTCGATGACGATTTCTACATGGATAACTACAGTGACTATGATGAAGATGCTGCTGATGTTGCCGAAGGTGATTCTAATCCTGTTGAGTCTCGTCGAACCGAGCAAAGTTTCACTGTATTGAAAGAATCAGATATACGGCAACGTCAGGAAGATGATATCAGTAGATTAGCAGATTTTCTTTCCATATCGCATGTTGCTGCAAGCCTTCTTCTTCGTCATTATAATTGGAGTGTCAATAAGGTTAATGATGCTTGGTTTGCTGACGAAGGTGAAGTTCGAAGAACAGTTGGTTTGTTGGAGAAGCCAGTTTATGAGAATCCTGGTGATGCAGATGAGATTACTTGCGGCATCTGTTTTGATGCTTACCCTCTTTCTGAGATTGAAACGGCTTCTTGTGGTCATCCGTTCTGTTTTTCATGCTGGGGAGGATATATCGGGACTTCAATTAGCGATGGTCCGGGATGCTTGATGCTGAGATGTCCTGATCCTGCTTGTAAGGCAGCTGTTGATCAAGACATGATTAATCTTGTAGCATCTGATGAAGATAAAGAAAAGTATGATCGTTACCTTCTCAGATCATACATTGAAGACAATAAGAAAACCAAGTGGTGTCCTGCTCCTGGTTGTGAACATGCTGTTAATTTCGATGCTGGAATTCGAAAAAATTATGATGTATCTTGTCTCTGTTCGTATAGCTTTTGTTGGAATTGCACTGAGGATGCTCACCGTCCGGTGGACTGTGACACCGTGTCAAAGTGGATTCTAAAAAACAGTGCAGAATCCGAAAACACCAACTGGATACTTGCTTACACAAAGCCATGTCCCGAGTGCAAGAAACCAATTGAAAAAAACCAAGGGTGCAGCCATATGACATGTAAATCACCTTGTCACTATCAATTTTGCTGGCTATGCCTTGGTCCATGGAAAGAACATAATGGTGCTTGCAATCGTTATGAAGCAGATAAACAAAATGaaactgaaaaaataaaagaaagggCAAAGAAATCAATTGAGAGGTACACACATTATTATGAGCGATGGGCTAGCAACCAATCTTCAAGGGAAAAAGCTCTCGCTGATCTACAAAAGATGCAATCTGTTGATATTGACAAGATTAGAGCCTCACAGGACTTACCTGAGTCACAGGTTAAGTTCATAACTGAGGCCTGGTTGCAGATAGTTGAGTGCAGGCGGGTATTGAAGTGGACATATGCATATGGATACTATTTACCCGAAAATGAACATACTAAAAAGCAATTATTTGAGTACTTACAAGGTGAGGCAGAATCAGGTTTGGAGAGACTTCATCAATGTGCTGAACAGGAAATCCAAGTATTCCTCCGTGACATTAATGTTGCCCCATCTGCAGACGATGTCCGCCCGTCTAAAGAATTCATTGATTTTCGTTCAAAACTAGCTGGACTGACCATTGTGACTAGAGACTACTTTGAGAATTTGGTTAGGGCATTAGAGAATGGTTTATCTGATGTGGAGGCATTAGAGAATGGTTTCTCTGATGTGGAGGAATTGGCATTAGAGAATGGTTCATCTAATGTGGATGCATTTCAGAATGGTTTATCTGATGTGGATGACAATGGAATAATAACTGATGATCATTGGTTTTGTGAGCAATGTACCTTTGCAAATGTCGTATCTGCCACCGCATGCCGGATGTGCAATCAACAGCGTCCATGGAGTCAGGAATCATAG